In Monomorium pharaonis isolate MP-MQ-018 chromosome 3, ASM1337386v2, whole genome shotgun sequence, a genomic segment contains:
- the LOC105839473 gene encoding spectrin beta chain isoform X4 translates to MTTDISVVRGGWDPTLQQEIVDEYEYDGGNSSSRLFERSRIKALAGERELVQKKTFQKWVNSHLVRCSCRIGDLYVDLRDGKMLIRLLEILSGERLPRPTKGKMRIHCLENVEKALQFLREQRVHLENMGSHDIVDGNPRLSLGLIWTIILRFQIQDITIEETDNQETKSAKDALLLWCQMKTAGYHNVNVRNFTTSWRDGLAFNAIIHKHRPDLIQFDKLSKSNAIYNLNNAFNVAEDKLGLTKLLDAEDIFVDHPDEKSIITYVVTYYHYFSKMKQETVQGKRIGKVVGIAMENDRMIHEYESLTSDLLRWIEATIEALGDRRFANSLVGVQSQLSQFSNYRTVEKPPKFVEKGNLEVLLFTLQSKMRANNQKPYTPKEGKMISDINKAWERLEKAEHERELALREELIRQEKLEQLAARFNRKASMRETWLSENQRLVSQDNFGFDLAAVEAAAKKHEAIETDIFAYEERVQAVMAVSQELEAENYHDIERINARKDNVLRLWNYLLELLRARRMRLELSLQLQQNFQEMLYILDSMEEIKMRLLTDDYGKHLMGVEDLLQKHSLVEADINVLGERVKAVVQQSQRFLEHGEGYRPCDPAIIVERVQQLENAYAELVRLAIERRTRLEESRKLWQFYWDMADEENWIKEKEQIVSTGDIGHDLTTINLLLSKHKALENEIQSHEPQLMSVAAVGDELVRQQHFGSDRIQERLQEILGMWNHLLDLAAFRRQRLIEAVDYHQLFADADDIDIWMLDTLRLVSSEDVGRDEANVQSLLKKHKDVTDELKNYAATIDQLHQQASTLGEQDAKSPEVLERLNSIDNRYKELLELAKLRKQRLLDALSLYKVFSETDGVEQWIGEKNRMLDTMVPVKDIEDVEIMKHRYNGFEKEMNANASRVAVVNQLARQLLHVEHPNSEQIIARQNELNQKWAELREKAENKREELNSAHGVQTFHIECRETVSWIEDKKRILQQTDSLEMDLTGVMTLQRRLSGMERDLAAIQAKLDALEKEAEVIQKEHPEEAAVIRERIAQIHLIWEQLTQMLKERDAKLEEAGDLHRFLRDLDHFQAWLTKTQTDVASEDTPTSLADAEKLLTQHQNIKEEIDNYRDDYQKMMEYGERLTTEAGDGDTQYMFLRERLNALKMGWEELHQMWVNRQNLLSNSLNLQVFDRDARQAEVLLSQQEHILAKDETPANFEQAEHMIKRHEAFMTTMDANDEKINSVVQFAGRLVDEEHFAADKVKKKAENISERRRVNREKAILLMEKLKDQLQLQMFLQDCEELGEWVQEKHITAQDETYRSAKTIHSKWTRHQAFEAEIASNKDRLQQLQQAAEELIQQKPDLAEIIKPKVTELAEQFVELETTTHDKGERLFDSNREVLIHQTCDDIDSWMNELEKQIESTDTGSDLASVNILMQKQQMIETQMAVKAKQVTELDKQAEHLQRTVPDDKMEEIKCKKEKVAQRFAQLKAPLIDRQRHLEKKKEAFQFRRDVEDEKLWIAEKMPQATSSEYGNSLFNVHMLKKKNQSLRTEIENHEPRINLVCNNGQKLIDEGHEDSPEFQKLISELTEKWRELKDAVDDRNKHLLQNEKAQQYFFDATEAESWMSEQELYMMVEDRGKDEISAQNLMKKHESLEHAVEDYAETIRQLGETARQLINDQHPLADQIAVKQSQVDKLYAGLKDLAGERRAKLDEALQLFMLNREVDDLEQWIQERELVAGSHELGQDYDHVTLLWERFKEFARDTEAIGSERVEAVNGIADSLIATGHSDAATIAEWKDGLNEVWQDLLELIETRTQMLAASRELHKFFHDCKDVLGRILEKQNAMSDELGRDAGSVSALQRKHANFIQDLSTLQNQVTQIEEESAKLQASYAGDKAREITNREAEVVAAWNNLQSLCEGRRTKLEDTGDLFRFFNMVRTLMIWMDDVVRQMNTSEKPRDVAGVELLMNNHQSLKAEIDAREDNLMACITLGKDLLARNHYASAQIKEKLAALTDHRNALLHRWEERWENLQLILEVYQFARDAAVAEAWLIAQEPYLMSQELGHTIDEVENLIKKHEAFEKSAAAQEERFSALHRLTTFELKELKRREQEREEEERRKKEEAAAAEAARLAKATPVTSPDEPPSERAETDGAMSGERGEDDGHEPRSPGDDEFEGPLQRKHEWESTTKKASNRSWDKVYMVVRGQSLCVYKDQKSYKASPDQSYKGEAPLDLRGATITVASDYTKKKHVFRVKSQSGSDFLFQAKDDTEMNDWVSALNQAAQGTSGAGTSRAHTLPAPTQAETKRRSFFTLKKN, encoded by the exons ATGACGACCGACATCTCGGTGGTGCGCGGGGGTTGGGACCCCACGCTACAACAAGAGATTGTCGACGAGTACGAATACGACGGGGGAAACTCGAGTTCGCGACTTTTCGAACGCTCACGCATCAAGGCACTAGCTG GTGAGCGTGAATTAGTGCAAAAGAAGACCTTCCAAAAATGGGTCAACTCCCACTTAGTCCGATGTTCGTGCCGAATCGGCGATCTGTACGTCGATCTGCGAGACGGCAAGATGCTGATAAGGCTGTTAGAGATCTTGTCGGGAGAGCGTCTACCGCGCCCAACTAAGGGCAAGATGCGCATCCATTGCCTGGAAAACGTGGAGAAGGCGTTACAATTTCTGCGCGAGCAGAGGGTACACCTGGAGAACATGGGTTCTCACGACATTGTCGATGGAAATCCGCGTCTCAGTCTGGGTCTCATCTGGACAATAATCCTGCGATTCCAGATTCAGGACATCACGATTGAGGAGACAGACAACCAGGAGACCAAGTCCGCCAAGGACGCGTTATTATTATGGTGTCAGATGAAGACCGCGGGTTATCACAACGTGAACGTAAGAAATTTCACGACATCGTGGCGAGACGGTCTGGCGTTCAATGCGATCATACACAAGCACCGTCCAGATTTGATTCAGTTCGACAAACTTTCCAAGTCGAATGCGATCTACAATCTCAACAATGCCTTCAACGTCGCGGAGGACAAGCTCGGCCTCACGAAACTGCTGGACGCCGAGGATATCTTTGTCGATCATCCGGACGAAAAATCCATCATAACGTACGTCGTCAcgtattatcattatttctcgAAGATGAAACAGGAGACCGTGCAAGGTAAGAGAATTGGCAAAGTGGTCGGTATCGCGATGGAGAACGATCGTATGATACACGAGTACGAGAGTCTCACCAGTGATTTGCTGCGCTGGATCGAAGCCACGATAGAGGCGCTTGGCGATCGTAGGTTCGCGAATTCCCTGGTAGGAGTCCAATCACAACTTTCGCAATTCTCGAATTATCGCACGGTAGAAAAACCGCCCAAGTTTGTCGAAAAAGGTAATCTCGAGGTATTGTTATTCACTCTGCAATCGAAAATGCGCGCAAATAATCAGAAACCCTATACGCCCAAAGAGGGCAAGATGATATCCGACATTAACAAGGCATGGGAGAGGTTAGAGAAGGCTGAACATGAGCGGGAATTGGCCCTGCGCGAAGAATTGATTCGACAAGAGAAGCTGGAGCAATTGGCAGCAAGATTTAACCGAAAAGCTAGCATGCGCGAGACATGGTTGTCGGAAAATCAGCGATTGGTATCGCAGGATAATTTCGGCTTTGATCTCGCTGCTGTGGAAGCCGCCGCAAAGAAGCACGAAGCTATAGAGACTGATATCTTTGCCTATGAAGAACGTGTACAAGCCGTCATGGCAGTCTCGCAAGAGCTCGAAGCGGAGAATTATCATGACATTGAGCGTATCAACGCTCGTAAGGATAATGTGTTGCGGTTATGGAATTATCTTCTAGAATTATTGCGCGCCAGGCGAATGCGGTTGGAACTCTCCTTGCAGCTACAGCAGAACTTCCAAGAAATGTTGTACATATTGGACAGCATGGAGGAGATTAAGATGCGACTGTTGACAGACGATTACGGTAAACATTTAATGGGCGTGGAAGATCTGTTGCAAAAGCACTCTCTCGTCGAAGCAGATATCAATGTGCTTGGCGAAAGAGTCAAGGCCGTTGTTCAACAGAGTCAGAGATTCCTAGAGCATGGAGAAGGCTATCGACCGTGCGATCCGGCCATTATTGTCGAGCGCGTGCAACAACTGGAGAACGCGTACGCCGAGTTGGTGCGGTTAGCGATCGAACGTCGTACCAGGCTCGAGGAATCTCGGAAACTCTGGCAGTTTTATTGGGATATGGCCGACGAGGAGAATTGGATAAAGGAGAAGGAACAGATTGTATCCACGGGCGATATCGGTCATGATTTGACCACTATCAATTTGTTGCTGTCCAAGCACAAGGCATTGGAGAACGAGATACAATCGCACGAACCGCAGTTAATGTCGGTCGCAGCGGTTGGCGACGAATTGGTTCGACAACAACATTTTGGCTCTGATCGTATTCAGGAAAGACTTCAAGAGATTCTCGGAATGTGGAATCATCTGTTGGATCTTGCGGCTTTCAGAAGGCAGCGGCTCATAGAGGCTGTTGACTATCATCAGCTTTTCGCGGACGCAGACGACATAGATATCTGGATGTTGGACACTTTGAGACTCGTTTCGTCAGAGGATGTCGGTAGAGACGAGGCAAATGTGCAATCGTTGTTGAAGAAGCACAAGGACGTAACGGACGAGCTTAAGAATTATGCCGCGACTATCGATCAACTTCATCAGCAAGCGTCCACGTTGGGCGAACAGGACGCTAAATCGCCAGAAGTCCTCGAGAGATTGAATTCGATAGATAACAGATACAAGGAGCTTCTCGAGTTGGCGAAGTTGCGTAAACAGAGACTATTGGACGCGCTCTCGCTATACAAAGTATTCAGCGAGACCGACGGAGTCGAACAGTGGATCGGTGAGAAGAATAGAATGCTGGATACGATGGTGCCCGTTAAGGATATCGAAGATGTTGAGATCATGAAACACCGTTATAACGGCTTTGAAAAAGAGATGAATGCGAATGCATCTCGCGTCGCTGTGGTTAATCAACTGGCGAGACAATTGCTGCATGTCGAACATCCGAACTCTGAACAGATAATCGCGCGACAAAACGAGTTGAATCAGAAATGGGCCGAGTTGCGCGAGAAGGCTGAGAATAAGCGCGAGGAACTGAACTCCGCACATGGCGTACAGACATTCCACATCGAATGTCGCGAGACTGTGTCCTGGATCGAGGATAAAAAGCGAATCCTGCAGCAGACTGACAGTTTGGAAATGGATTTGACTGGTGTGATGACATTGCAGCGCAGACTCAGCGGTATGGAGCGCGATTTGGCGGCTATTCAAGCTAAATTAGACGCTCTGGAGAAAGAGGCGGAAGTCATACAGAAAGAACATCCAGAGGAAGCTGCAGTAATACGCGAGAGAATTGCGCAGATTCACCTGATTTGGGAGCAATTGACGCAGATGCTGAAAGAGCGTGATGCCAAGCTTGAAGAAGCCGGAGATCTGCATCGGTTCTTGCGCGATCTTGATCACTTCCAAGCGTGGCTCACGAAAACGCAAACTGATGTTGCCAGCGAAGACACGCCGACCAGTCTTGCCGATGCTGAAAAGTTGCTTACTCAGCATCAAAACATCAAGGAGGAAATCGACAATTACAGGGACGATTATCAGAAGATGATGGAGTATGGCGAGCGACTGACGACGGAGGCCGGCGACGGCGACACGCAGTATATGTTCTTGCGTGAGCGATTAAACGCGTTGAAGATGGGTTGGGAGGAATTGCATCAGATGTGGGTGAATCGTCAGAATTTACTATCCAACTCCCTGAATCTACAGGTGTTCGATCGAGACGCACGTCAAGCGGAGGTGCTTTTATCGCAGCAGGAACATATTCTTGCCAAGGACGAGACGCCGGCGAACTTCGAACAGGCAGAGCACATGATCAAGCGACACGAAGCCTTCATGACCACTATGGACGCCAACGACGAGAAAATCAATTCGGTGGTACAGTTCGCCGGACGTTTGGTCGATGAAGAACACTTTGCAGCTGATAAGGTGAAGAAGAAGGCTGAGAACATTAGTGAGCGTCGACGAGTTAATCGCGAGAAAGCCATTTTACTGATGGAGAAACTTAAGGATCAACTTCAGCTGCAGATGTTCTTACAAGATTGCGAGGAACTCGGTGAATGGGTGCAAGAGAAACATATCACTGCTCAAGATGAGACATACAGAAGCGCGAAAACTATTCACAGCAAATGGACTCGTCATCAAGCATTCGAAGCGGAAATTGCTAGCAACAAAGACCGCCTGCAGCAATTGCAGCAAGCCGCAGAGGAATTGATTCAGCAAAAACCAGATCTGGCGGAAATTATTAAACCGAAAGTAACTGAATTGGCGGAACAATTTGTCGAGCTAGAGACCACGACTCACGATAAGGGCGAACGATTGTTTGATTCGAACCGCGAGGTATTGATTCACCAAACCTGTGACGATATTGATTCTTGGATGAATGAACTGGAGAAGCAAATAGAGAGCACCGACACCGGTTCCGATCTGGCATccgtaaatatattaatgcagAAACAACAGATGATCGAGACTCAAATGGCAGTGAAAGCGAAACAGGTTACTGAGCTGGATAAACAGGCAGAACACTTGCAACGTACAGTACCCGATGACAAGATGGAGGAGATTAAGTGCAAGAAAGAGAAGGTTGCCCAGAGATTTGCTCAGCTCAAGGCACCACTCATCGATCGTCAACGGCACCtcgagaagaagaaagaggcCTTCCAATTCCGACGCGACGTCGAGGATGAGAAGTTATGGATTGCAGAAAAGATGCCGCAGGCAACTAGCTCCGAGTACGGAAACTCGCTGTTTAATGTTCATATGCTAAAGAAGAAGAATCAGTCATTGCGCACGGAAATTGAAAATCACGAGCCCAGAATCAATTTGGTATGTAATAACGGTCAGAAATTGATTGATGAGGGTCATGAAGATAGTCCCGAATTCCAAAAACTGATATCCGAGTTAACGGAGAAGTGGCGCGAATTGAAGGACGCAGTTGATGACAGAAACAAGCATCTGCTGCAGAATGAAAAAGCACAACAGTACTTCTTTGATGCTACTGAGGCCGAGTCATGGATGAGCGAGCAAGAGTTGTATATGATGGTCGAGGATCGCGGAAAAGATGAAATTTCTGCACAGAACCTAATGAAGAAGCACGAGTCGCTTGAACATGCGGTCGAAGATTACGCAGAGACGATTCGTCAGCTAGGCGAGACCGCTAGGCAGCTAATAAATGATCAACATCCATTGGCCGATCAAATTGCCGTAAAACAGTCGCAGGTGGATAAATTGTATGCTGGCCTGAAAGATCTGGCGGGCGAGCGACGCGCCAAACTCGACGAGGCACTTCAATTGTTTATGCTGAATCGAGAAGTCGATGATCTCGAACAATGGATCCAGGAGAGAGAACTGGTCGCCGGTAGTCACGAGTTGGGTCAGGATTACGATCATGTGACGTTGCTGTGGGAGAGATTCAAGGAGTTCGCGCGCGACACCGAGGCGATCGGTTCCGAGCGAGTGGAGGCCGTGAATGGCATCGCCGATTCTCTTATCGCTACCGGGCATTCTGACGCGGCGACAATTGCCGAATGGAAAGATGGCTTGAATGAGGTCTGGCAGGATCTGCTGGAACTGATCGAGACGCGCACGCAAATGTTGGCGGCCAGTCGCGAATTGCACAAATTCTTCCACGACTGCAAGGATGTTCTTGGCAGAATTCTGGAGAAACAAAACGCCATGTCCGACGAATTGGGTCGCGACGCCGGCTCGGTGTCAGCCCTTCAACGTAAACACGCCAATTTCATTCAGGATCTGTCTACGTTGCAGAATCAAGTGACGCAGATCGAGGAAGAATCCGCCAAACTGCAAGCAAGCTATGCAGGCGACAAGGCGCGAGAGATTACGAATCGTGAGGCCGAGGTCGTAGCGGCGTGGAACAACTTGCAATCGTTATGCGAGGGCAGACGAACCAAATTAGAGGATACAGGTGATCTCTTCAGATTCTTTAATATGGTCAGAACCTTGATGATCTGGATGGACGATGTTGTGCGTCAAATGAATACTTCCGAAAAACCGCGCGATGTCGCCGGAGTCGAATTACTGATGAACAATCATCAGAGTTTGAAGGCGGAGATTGACGCCCGGGAGGATAATCTCATGGCGTGCATTACTCTCGGGAAAGACCTGTTGGCTAGGAATCATTATGCCAGTGCGCAGATAAAAGAGAAACTGGCGGCATTAACCGATCACAGGAACGCACTGTTACACCGATGGGAGGAACGTTGGGAGAACTTGCAACTTA TTTTGGAAGTTTACCAATTTGCCCGAGATGCGGCAGTTGCTGAAGCATGGTTAATAGCTCAAGAGCCGTATCTTATGAGCCAGGAGCTTGGT CATACTATCGACGAAGTTGAGAATTTAATCAAGAAACACGAGGCTTTCGAAAAATCGGCAGCTGCACAAGAGGAAAGGTTTAGTGCCTTGCACCGACTTACTACT TTCGAATTGAAAGAACTAAAACGACGAGAgcaagaaagagaggaagaagaaagacgCAAGAAGGAGGAAGCAGCGGCGGCGGAGGCTGCACGTTTAGCCAAGGCGACGCCTGTTACTAGTCCAGATGAACCACCTAGCGAAAG aGCCGAAACCGACGGGGCAATGAGTGGAGAACGCGGAGAAGATGATGGACACG AACCACGAAGTCCGGGCGACGACGAGTTCGAGGGACCGTTGCAACGGAAACACGAATGGGAAAGTACGACGAAAAAGGCGTCTAATCGCTCTTGGGACAAAGTGTACATGGTCGTGCGCGGGCAGAGCTTATGTGTATATAAGGATCAGAAGTCGTACAAAGCCTCGCCCGATCAATCATACAAAGGAGAGGCTCCTCTTGACTTACGAGGCGCGACTATTACTGTAGCGAGTGATTATACTAAGAAGAAACATGTCTTCCGAGTCAA gtcgCAAAGCGGATCCGACTTCCTGTTCCAGGCCAAAGACGATACCGAGATGAATGACTGGGTGTCCGCATTAAATCAAGCGGCACAAGGAACATCAGGTGCAGGCACATCTAGGGCTCACACCTTGCCAGCCCCGACACAAGCCGAAACTAAGCGGCGTAGTTTCTTCACTCTCAAGAAAAA CTAA